In Opitutus sp., one genomic interval encodes:
- a CDS encoding SDR family oxidoreductase, which yields MALFDLKDRVIIVTGATGSLTGSAADYLAGQGARVAYLGRTRDKLDAALARVRAAHPQAQVIALVADVTDRPALEQARADVLAKWGRIDALINGAGGNQPGATITPDKSFFDLNFEAFEQVVDLNLHGTVLPTLVFGQPLLAQGKGIVLNFSSVSADRALTRVVGYGAAKAAVENFTRWLAVDLAQRSKGGIRVNAVMPGFFLGEQNRRLLTQEDGSLTPRGETICRNTPFGRFGQADELHGALHFLLSDASAFVTGTTVVVDGGFTAFSGV from the coding sequence ATGGCCCTCTTCGACCTAAAAGACCGCGTTATTATCGTCACCGGTGCGACCGGTTCACTCACCGGCTCGGCCGCTGATTACCTGGCGGGCCAGGGGGCGCGTGTCGCCTACCTCGGCCGCACCCGCGACAAACTCGATGCCGCACTGGCTCGCGTGCGCGCCGCTCATCCCCAGGCCCAGGTCATCGCCCTGGTTGCCGACGTCACGGACCGTCCCGCCCTTGAGCAAGCGCGCGCCGATGTCCTCGCCAAATGGGGGCGCATCGACGCCCTTATCAATGGTGCGGGCGGCAACCAACCCGGTGCCACGATCACCCCCGACAAATCCTTCTTCGACCTCAACTTCGAGGCGTTTGAACAAGTCGTGGACCTCAACCTCCACGGCACCGTGCTGCCCACCTTGGTGTTCGGCCAGCCCCTGCTCGCTCAAGGCAAAGGCATTGTCCTCAACTTCTCTTCGGTATCCGCCGACCGGGCACTGACGCGCGTCGTCGGTTACGGCGCAGCCAAAGCCGCAGTGGAAAACTTCACGCGCTGGCTCGCCGTTGACCTCGCTCAACGCTCCAAGGGCGGCATCCGCGTCAACGCCGTCATGCCCGGCTTCTTCCTCGGCGAACAAAACCGCCGCCTGCTGACGCAAGAAGACGGCAGTCTCACCCCCCGGGGTGAAACCATCTGCCGCAACACGCCCTTTGGCCGCTTCGGGCAAGCCGACGAACTGCACGGCGCCCTGCACTTCCTGCTCTCCGACGCCTCCGCCTTTGTCACCGGCACCACGGTTGTCGTGGACGGCGGCTTCACTGCCTTCTCCGGGGTCTAA
- a CDS encoding sugar kinase, with product MSLPIKPAGSTVFDQISLGEVMLRLDPGEGRVRTARSFKAWEGGGEYNTSRGLRKCFGLKTAVCTAFVDNEVGHLVEDFIMQGGVATDFIKWREDDGIGRTVRNGLNFTERGFGIRGAVGVPDRGNTAASQIKPGDFDWDHIFGKLGARWFHTGGIFAALSESTAAVTIEAVKAAKKHGVIVSYDLNYRPSLWKTIGGLKKAQAVNREIAQYVDVMIGNEEDFTASLGFAVKGAEDLKHIETDAFKAMIETAVKEFPNFKVAATTLRHVITATKNDWSAILWHDGKFHESRKYPELEIMDRVGGGDSFASGLQFGFLEFNDAQKAVEYGAAHGALASTTPGDTSMATRKEVEKTFAGGGARVVR from the coding sequence ATGTCACTCCCGATCAAACCCGCCGGCTCCACTGTTTTTGACCAAATTTCCCTGGGCGAAGTCATGCTTCGCCTCGACCCAGGCGAGGGCCGCGTCCGCACCGCGCGCTCCTTCAAGGCCTGGGAAGGCGGCGGCGAGTACAACACCTCGCGCGGCCTGCGCAAATGCTTCGGCCTTAAAACCGCCGTCTGCACCGCCTTCGTCGACAACGAGGTCGGCCACCTGGTCGAAGATTTCATCATGCAGGGTGGCGTCGCCACCGACTTCATCAAATGGCGCGAGGATGACGGCATCGGTCGCACCGTGCGCAACGGCCTGAACTTCACCGAGCGCGGCTTCGGCATTCGCGGTGCCGTTGGCGTGCCCGACCGTGGCAACACCGCCGCCTCGCAAATCAAGCCCGGCGACTTCGACTGGGACCACATTTTCGGCAAGCTCGGCGCCCGCTGGTTCCACACCGGTGGCATCTTTGCAGCGCTCTCCGAATCCACCGCCGCCGTCACGATTGAAGCGGTCAAAGCCGCCAAAAAACACGGCGTCATCGTGTCCTACGATCTCAACTACCGCCCGTCGCTTTGGAAGACCATCGGCGGCCTCAAAAAAGCCCAGGCCGTTAACCGCGAGATCGCCCAATACGTCGACGTGATGATCGGCAACGAGGAAGACTTCACCGCTTCCCTCGGCTTCGCGGTCAAGGGCGCCGAGGACCTCAAGCACATCGAGACCGACGCCTTCAAGGCCATGATCGAGACCGCAGTGAAGGAGTTCCCCAACTTCAAGGTGGCCGCCACCACCCTGCGCCACGTCATCACCGCCACCAAAAACGACTGGTCCGCCATCCTCTGGCACGACGGCAAATTCCACGAGAGCCGCAAGTATCCCGAGCTGGAAATCATGGACCGTGTTGGCGGCGGCGACAGCTTCGCCAGCGGCCTGCAATTCGGCTTCCTCGAATTCAACGACGCCCAAAAGGCCGTCGAATACGGCGCCGCCCACGGCGCCCTCGCCTCGACCACCCCGGGTGACACCTCCATGGCCACCCGCAAGGAGGTCGAAAAAACCTTCGCTGGCGGCGGCGCCCGCGTCGTTCGTTAA
- a CDS encoding IS630 family transposase: protein MRKAAPVNLKEEQKAELSAWAKRGGTPQKHAQRCRIVLLAAEGNGNEWIGNKLGMSRQKVARWRGRYLESGLPGLLRDRAGRGRRAKIKPEDKAELIRRTLEETPPMATQWSTRRMAAVSGLAASSVGLIWRNHGVKPHLVRGFKLSKDKRFVEKLEEIVGLYLNAPEHALVLCCDEKSQIQALDRSQPGLPLRQGKVATQTHDYKRHGTTTLFAALNMADGKVIGTCQKRHRHQEWLKFLRLIDASTPPDKPLHLIVDNYATHKHEKVRRWLAKHPRFTIHFTPTSASWLNMVERFFRDLTVNRLRRSIFRSLDELLAAIETYLADHNRSPKPFIWTAKASDILAKVQRARSSINNK from the coding sequence ATGAGAAAAGCAGCCCCAGTTAATTTGAAGGAGGAGCAGAAGGCCGAATTGAGCGCATGGGCGAAACGAGGCGGCACACCGCAGAAGCATGCCCAGCGGTGCCGGATCGTGCTGCTTGCCGCTGAAGGCAACGGCAACGAATGGATCGGCAATAAGTTGGGAATGAGTCGGCAGAAGGTGGCGCGCTGGCGGGGGCGTTATTTGGAGTCGGGGTTGCCGGGACTGCTACGGGACCGTGCCGGGCGAGGTCGTCGCGCCAAGATCAAGCCGGAGGACAAGGCCGAACTGATACGGCGCACACTGGAGGAAACACCTCCCATGGCGACACAGTGGAGCACGCGGCGCATGGCGGCAGTCAGCGGACTGGCCGCCAGCAGCGTAGGCCTGATCTGGCGCAACCACGGAGTGAAACCGCACTTGGTGCGGGGCTTCAAATTATCGAAGGACAAGCGCTTTGTGGAGAAGCTCGAGGAGATCGTCGGGCTCTATCTCAACGCCCCCGAGCACGCCTTGGTTTTGTGCTGCGATGAAAAAAGCCAGATCCAAGCTCTGGACCGCAGCCAACCCGGCCTGCCTTTGCGACAAGGCAAGGTGGCAACCCAAACCCACGACTATAAGCGTCACGGCACCACAACACTCTTCGCCGCCCTCAATATGGCCGACGGAAAGGTCATCGGTACCTGCCAAAAACGCCACCGCCATCAGGAATGGTTGAAGTTCCTGCGCCTGATCGACGCGAGCACCCCGCCCGACAAGCCCCTGCACCTCATCGTCGACAACTATGCCACCCACAAGCACGAGAAGGTCCGCCGCTGGCTGGCCAAGCACCCTCGTTTCACGATCCACTTTACCCCAACGTCGGCTTCCTGGCTGAACATGGTCGAACGCTTTTTCCGTGATCTTACCGTCAATCGCCTCCGCCGCAGCATCTTCAGGAGCCTCGACGAACTGCTCGCTGCCATCGAAACCTACTTGGCCGATCATAACCGCTCGCCCAAACCCTTCATCTGGACTGCCAAGGCCTCCGACAT
- a CDS encoding LacI family DNA-binding transcriptional regulator has product MNKRGPVTIRGVAAKVGLSTYTVSLALRGDRRVPAETQARVKAAAEVLGYRANPLVSANMERVRRSRWMKGAGATIGLVYESRENGALWRTDADLIAGVRRKAEELGFGCDEFDLGEARYWTETVLARALLARSISGVVIAPFRQGGRSRLALDYAKLAVVACGYSVTDPLNLTRVSPDHYNNCGGALAELYAAGYRRVGLVLPATMQRRSNYLWHARYLQFVWSQAMPVLPLLETSVDRGYSLEAFRAWYIANRPEVILTVDEEVERLFTKAGLKVPEEVAWAVLDWSPHYFGGRVAGMDQCMGRLGEAAAELVARKLWANQYGLPDLPQTTELRGVWRAGESAPSRAGACGAQAEAMLPS; this is encoded by the coding sequence ATGAATAAACGCGGTCCGGTGACGATACGGGGTGTGGCGGCCAAAGTGGGCTTATCGACTTACACGGTGTCGTTGGCGCTGCGTGGAGACCGGCGGGTGCCGGCGGAGACTCAGGCGCGGGTGAAGGCGGCTGCCGAGGTTTTGGGCTATCGGGCCAATCCGCTGGTTTCGGCCAATATGGAGCGGGTGCGGCGCAGTCGCTGGATGAAGGGGGCGGGGGCAACGATTGGGTTGGTTTACGAATCCAGGGAGAATGGGGCGTTGTGGCGCACGGATGCGGATTTGATCGCGGGTGTGCGGCGCAAGGCGGAGGAGTTGGGGTTTGGCTGCGACGAGTTTGATTTGGGCGAGGCGCGATACTGGACTGAGACGGTACTGGCGCGCGCGTTGCTGGCGCGGAGCATCAGCGGCGTGGTGATCGCGCCGTTCCGGCAGGGCGGCCGATCCAGGCTGGCGTTGGATTACGCGAAATTAGCGGTGGTGGCGTGCGGTTACTCGGTGACCGATCCGCTGAATCTGACGCGGGTGTCGCCTGACCATTATAACAACTGCGGTGGGGCGTTGGCGGAGTTGTATGCGGCGGGCTACCGGAGAGTGGGGCTGGTGTTGCCCGCGACAATGCAGCGGCGCTCGAACTATTTGTGGCACGCGCGGTACCTGCAATTTGTGTGGTCGCAGGCGATGCCGGTGTTGCCCCTGCTGGAGACCTCGGTGGACCGGGGGTATTCGCTGGAGGCCTTTCGGGCGTGGTACATCGCGAATCGGCCGGAGGTGATTTTGACGGTGGACGAGGAGGTCGAGCGGTTGTTCACGAAGGCCGGGTTAAAGGTTCCCGAGGAGGTGGCGTGGGCGGTGCTCGACTGGAGTCCTCATTATTTCGGCGGGCGGGTTGCCGGGATGGACCAGTGCATGGGGCGACTGGGCGAGGCGGCGGCGGAACTGGTGGCGCGGAAATTGTGGGCCAACCAATACGGCTTGCCCGACTTGCCGCAGACAACGGAGTTGCGCGGAGTGTGGCGGGCCGGTGAGAGCGCGCCGAGCCGGGCGGGAGCTTGCGGTGCTCAGGCTGAGGCAATGTTGCCTAGCTAG
- the eda gene encoding bifunctional 4-hydroxy-2-oxoglutarate aldolase/2-dehydro-3-deoxy-phosphogluconate aldolase — translation MSLRALIPQPILPVIVIDDARQAVPLAEAFLAGGLRQLEVTFRTAAAADAIRAIRTALPEMLIGAGTLLTPDQARAAIDAGAQYGLAPGLDEAIVKLFAEAGVPYMPGVMTPTEIGRAAQLGCRSLKFFPAENAGGAPALKSMLAPFKAYNLEICPTGGISLQNMRTYLAIPEVITVGGSWLATQKMIAESNWALITRTTQEALAAAAA, via the coding sequence ATGTCACTCCGCGCCCTCATCCCCCAGCCCATTCTCCCCGTCATCGTCATCGACGATGCCCGCCAAGCCGTTCCCCTCGCCGAGGCCTTCCTCGCCGGCGGCCTGCGCCAACTCGAAGTCACCTTCCGCACCGCCGCCGCCGCTGACGCGATCCGCGCCATCCGCACTGCCCTTCCCGAGATGCTCATCGGTGCCGGCACCTTGCTGACCCCCGACCAAGCCCGCGCCGCCATCGACGCCGGTGCCCAGTACGGCCTCGCCCCGGGCCTCGACGAGGCAATCGTTAAACTTTTTGCCGAAGCCGGCGTCCCTTATATGCCCGGCGTCATGACGCCCACGGAGATTGGCCGTGCCGCCCAACTCGGCTGCCGTTCGCTCAAGTTTTTCCCCGCTGAAAACGCCGGTGGCGCGCCCGCCCTCAAATCCATGCTCGCCCCGTTCAAGGCCTATAACCTCGAGATCTGCCCCACCGGCGGCATCAGCCTGCAAAACATGCGCACCTACCTCGCGATCCCCGAGGTCATCACCGTGGGCGGCAGTTGGCTGGCCACGCAAAAAATGATCGCCGAGTCCAACTGGGCGCTCATCACTCGCACCACGCAGGAAGCCCTCGCCGCTGCCGCCGCCTAA